The Sulfurihydrogenibium sp. genome includes the window ACGTGAGACGTGAGATGTGAGACGTTTTAAAAGAATGATAATGGTTTAAATTTATTCTACGTTTTACGTACATAGTTCACGTATTATGTTTAAGTTCTGAACCGTGTAGATTAAAAAGTCATCTTAATCACGCCAATTAATAATCACATGCTTTGGAACGAAAAATTAGAAATTTTTACAAAATTCAAAAAAGAGATTTTCCGAACTTGTTTCTTATAATAACAGTTAATAACCGATTTATAAATGACAGATTTTAGAAATTAGCTTTGATTTAAAAGATTGGTTTGAAATATTAGAAAACCCGGGATAGACCCGGGTGTATTTGATTAAAGTTTTTCTACTTTATCAGCTCTTGGACCTTTTGTATCTTGAACGATTTCAAATCTAACTTTTTGACCTTCTTCTAAGTTCTTAAATCCAGAGCCTTGGATAGCTGAAAAGTGTACAAATATGTCTTGCCCATTGTCATCTCTTGTAATAAAACCATAACCTTTTTTCGTGTCAAACCATTTTACTGTTCCTGTTACTGCCATTTCTAACTTCCTCCTTTTTCCTTAAACTTTCACTACGTTTACTGCCTTCGGGCCTTTTTCGTCCTGAGCAATTTCAAACTCTACTTTTTGACCTTCTTCAAGAGTTTTAAATCCTCTTGACTGAATCGCTGAAAAATGAACGAAAACGTCCCCTTGACCATCATCTCTTGTGATGAAGCCAAATCCTTTCTTTGAGTTGAACCACTTAACTGTACCTGTGATACGCACGACTATAATACCTCCAAAAAAAATAATAAATTTACCTCTAACAGAAGAGGTTTAAAGAAACACTTTGGATTTTTTGGGACCTGAAGAGATTTTTTGATGTGTTACTTCCTTCCCCTGACTTTGCAGTACTTCTTTAAACGTCTTCTGTTATTTTGTTCTTATAGTATGAACTATTTTTTAAATAAAGTCAAGCAATGGATGCATCTTTTTTGTGCATATTTCCGAACTTACAATATTGCCGAAACGACAAATTTGTTATATCATTAAGATGAATAATATTTGAGGTGATGAAGATGGAAATTTCATATCTTAGAATATCAGTCACAGATAAATGTAATCTTAAATGTTTTTACTGTAGACCAGATAATCAGGAATTCATTCCCCATGAAGAAATATTGAGGTATGAAGAAATAGCAAGACTTGTAAAAGCAATGACAAAATACGGATTAAGAAAAGTCAGAATTACAGGCGGAGAGCCGTTGGTAAGACCGCAGATAGAGAACTTAGTTAAGCTAATTAGAGAAATCCCTGAAATAGAAAATATAGGAATGACAACAAATGCTATAACTCTAAAACATCATGCAGAAAAGCTTAAAGAAGCAGGCTTAGATAGATTGAATATAAGCATAGACAGTCTAAAACCAGAGTTGTTTTATCAGATAACTAAAGGTAGATTGGAAGATGTTTTGGAAGGGATAAGGATCAGCAAAAAACTTGGGTTTGACCCAATCAAAGTTAATGCAGTAATAATAAAAGGTTTAAACGAAGATGAAGCTTTAGATTTTGTAAAATTTGCAATAGATTACGGCGTTGAAGTAAGATTTATTGAAATGATGCCAATCGGTCAGGGTTATATAAAATGGGATGAAGAAATGGTTAAACCATTAGACCAAGTTAGAGAAAAGATTGAAGAAAAGTATGGAATGTTAACTCCTTCAACGTCTATAGGCAGTGGTGCAGCAAGGGTTTATGAAATACCAAAATTAGGTGTGAAGGTTGGTTTTATTACTCCTATCTCAAATCCTTTCTGTGATGGATGCTCTAAATTGAGACTCACAGCAGAAGGAAAGATAAAACTTTGTTTGAGAACAGATGAAGAACTATCAGTTAAAGAAGTGTTAAGATATGGAACCGATGAAGATTTAGATGAGTTTTTAAGAAAAGTTTTAATAGCTAAGGAAATTTCAAATCTAAAGATTCAAAAATCAAATTATGCTTTTTCAGACTGTGTAAGGGTTATGACGAGCATTGGCGGTTAGTATGTTAAAATAGTATTAATCTGTCTTGGAGGTCAATGCTATGGATGTTGGAACTTGGTTTCCAATATTAATTCTTGGAATGGTTATTTTTACTTTTATACTATTTGGAATTTTTGTATACTTAGATAGGGACTAATGCTCCATAAATTTTATTTTATTACAGACAGAAAAAAGTTTAAAAAACCT containing:
- a CDS encoding cold-shock protein, yielding MRITGTVKWFNSKKGFGFITRDDGQGDVFVHFSAIQSRGFKTLEEGQKVEFEIAQDEKGPKAVNVVKV
- the moaA gene encoding GTP 3',8-cyclase MoaA, whose product is MEISYLRISVTDKCNLKCFYCRPDNQEFIPHEEILRYEEIARLVKAMTKYGLRKVRITGGEPLVRPQIENLVKLIREIPEIENIGMTTNAITLKHHAEKLKEAGLDRLNISIDSLKPELFYQITKGRLEDVLEGIRISKKLGFDPIKVNAVIIKGLNEDEALDFVKFAIDYGVEVRFIEMMPIGQGYIKWDEEMVKPLDQVREKIEEKYGMLTPSTSIGSGAARVYEIPKLGVKVGFITPISNPFCDGCSKLRLTAEGKIKLCLRTDEELSVKEVLRYGTDEDLDEFLRKVLIAKEISNLKIQKSNYAFSDCVRVMTSIGG
- a CDS encoding cold-shock protein, giving the protein MAVTGTVKWFDTKKGYGFITRDDNGQDIFVHFSAIQGSGFKNLEEGQKVRFEIVQDTKGPRADKVEKL